A region from the Micrococcus cohnii genome encodes:
- a CDS encoding zinc-dependent metalloprotease — MTHDSQNRGQDNERDPLEDMLRQLFGGQAPDADEVRRAMENMGGAPGGMGGFDPSQMDPAMMQQAMAQFQSMMNAQASSDSGPVNWDLATQAARQAVAGSDPSVGTFARREVDDALRLAEMWLDGATATEQTGLIGKAWSRAEWVESTMDNWRRLTEPVATSISNAMSQAMQQQLPGQLPEGMDGMLGGLAPMLQNIGGQMFGMQLGSAIGALGKDVLTGSETGFPIAGHTLSMVPTNIEEFGDGLNVPDDQLRIYLALREVARLRLFLHSPWLERDLFAAIEQYAAGLRMDVEGIESAAASVDPMDPESMQQAFTGTSFIAEPDATQRAALEQLELLLALIEGWVDVVVTEAAAPLESAAALRETMNRRRASGGPAEHAFAALVGLELRPRRLRDAAAFWEEITRSQGKEYREDLWRHPERQPTAEDLDDPTGYAERRRATDASTDALDQELRRLLDGGFPDAPKEG, encoded by the coding sequence ATGACCCACGACTCGCAGAACCGCGGACAGGACAACGAGCGCGATCCCCTCGAGGACATGCTGCGCCAGCTCTTCGGCGGGCAGGCGCCCGACGCGGACGAGGTGCGGCGTGCCATGGAGAACATGGGCGGCGCTCCCGGCGGCATGGGCGGCTTCGACCCGTCGCAGATGGACCCGGCGATGATGCAGCAGGCCATGGCGCAGTTCCAGTCCATGATGAACGCGCAGGCCTCCTCGGACTCCGGGCCCGTCAACTGGGACCTGGCCACCCAGGCCGCCCGGCAGGCCGTCGCCGGCTCGGATCCCTCCGTCGGTACCTTCGCCCGGCGCGAGGTGGACGACGCCCTGCGTCTGGCGGAGATGTGGCTCGACGGCGCGACCGCGACCGAGCAGACCGGGCTGATCGGCAAGGCGTGGTCGCGGGCCGAATGGGTCGAGTCCACGATGGACAACTGGCGCCGCCTCACCGAGCCGGTGGCCACCTCGATCTCGAACGCGATGTCCCAGGCGATGCAGCAGCAGCTTCCGGGCCAGCTGCCCGAGGGGATGGACGGCATGCTCGGCGGGCTGGCCCCAATGCTGCAGAACATCGGCGGGCAGATGTTCGGCATGCAGCTCGGCTCGGCGATCGGGGCCCTGGGCAAGGACGTGCTCACCGGCTCGGAGACCGGGTTCCCGATCGCCGGGCACACCCTGTCAATGGTGCCGACGAACATCGAGGAGTTCGGCGACGGGTTGAACGTGCCGGACGATCAGCTGCGGATCTACCTGGCCCTGCGCGAGGTGGCGCGTCTGCGCCTGTTCCTGCACTCGCCGTGGCTCGAGCGGGACCTGTTCGCCGCCATCGAGCAGTACGCCGCGGGCCTGCGGATGGACGTCGAGGGCATCGAGTCCGCCGCCGCCTCGGTCGACCCGATGGATCCGGAGTCGATGCAGCAGGCGTTCACCGGCACCTCGTTCATCGCCGAGCCGGACGCGACGCAGCGGGCCGCGCTCGAGCAGCTTGAGCTGCTGCTGGCCCTCATCGAAGGCTGGGTCGACGTCGTGGTGACGGAGGCGGCGGCTCCCCTGGAGTCCGCCGCCGCGCTGCGCGAGACGATGAACCGGCGCCGGGCCTCCGGTGGTCCGGCCGAGCATGCGTTCGCCGCGCTCGTGGGCCTCGAGCTGCGCCCCCGGCGGCTGCGCGACGCCGCGGCGTTCTGGGAGGAGATCACGCGCTCTCAGGGCAAGGAGTACCGAGAGGATCTGTGGCGTCACCCCGAACGACAGCCCACCGCCGAGGACCTGGATGATCCGACCGGCTATGCCGAGCGGCGCCGCGCGACCGACGCCTCGACCGACGCGCTGGACCAGGAGCTGCGTCGCCTGCTCGACGGCGGGTTCCCGGACGCCCCAAAGGAGGGCTGA
- a CDS encoding M48 family metallopeptidase gives MPASSHSARRSAPTRRSTQLLDVDGVPIELVRSTARRKTISASWRQGRLRVLMPAGLGRGEERAWIRTMIAKAPPAASRSGAEAVGADGAGPRGQGPLPAADVSARPDAQEQAELSRRAEQLRARHLPEAPAPSAVVYSTRQRHRWGSCTPETRRIRISAQLAPMPGWVRDAVLVHELAHLIEPGHGRAFRRLVDRFPRYGEAMAFLDGVTYATGRGLQAHQVPEPDTPERSPDDAPR, from the coding sequence ATGCCAGCCTCTTCGCACTCCGCCCGTCGCTCGGCCCCGACCCGTCGCAGCACCCAGCTGCTGGACGTCGACGGCGTCCCGATCGAGCTGGTCCGCTCCACCGCACGACGCAAGACGATCTCCGCGTCCTGGCGGCAGGGACGGCTCCGGGTGCTCATGCCGGCGGGACTGGGCCGAGGTGAGGAGCGCGCGTGGATCCGCACGATGATCGCCAAAGCCCCACCCGCGGCGTCCCGCAGCGGTGCCGAGGCCGTCGGTGCAGACGGCGCGGGCCCGCGTGGTCAGGGACCGCTGCCGGCCGCGGACGTATCCGCGCGCCCGGACGCGCAAGAGCAGGCCGAGCTGAGTCGGCGGGCCGAACAGCTGCGCGCCCGGCATCTGCCCGAGGCACCGGCGCCGAGCGCGGTCGTGTACTCGACGAGGCAGCGGCACCGGTGGGGCTCGTGCACCCCGGAGACGCGGCGGATCCGCATCAGCGCTCAGCTGGCGCCGATGCCGGGCTGGGTGCGGGACGCCGTGCTCGTCCACGAGCTGGCCCACCTGATCGAACCGGGCCACGGCCGGGCCTTCCGCCGGCTGGTCGACCGGTTTCCTCGCTACGGCGAGGCGATGGCGTTCCTCGACGGGGTCACCTATGCCACCGGACGTGGGCTGCAGGCCCATCAGGTGCCCGAACCCGACACCCCCGAGCGCAGCCCGGACGACGCGCCCCGGTGA
- a CDS encoding ThiF family adenylyltransferase, whose product MRIDHRFRPVQIAPGHVQIGTGPQAVRLETEVPGVPTLLDELTDAQGWTGSLDALARRCGISGPALRSLLRRLTPVLDPHASGDASEAPGCPPDGGPRMPEQAQVLGLGRTGAAIVLALTEAGVQRLALGDDSPVGLEDLGTGFAARDVGHPRAAALARRVDELQQRALCLPCPMPRESGHGPGSAERALGPWLGEVTVVVTRGAWDPGLLARAGAAGQPTLPVVLDSTGADVGPWCAPGAPGCPLCLESEQERDDPLRARRLRALRHAGAGREPIATAQSVAGLVTQLLHRGPSATGGLRWRLDDTTDGPALRRAPVSARPGCVCAVPTDVWLDDAQAAALLGAV is encoded by the coding sequence ATGCGCATCGACCACCGATTCCGACCCGTGCAGATCGCCCCGGGCCACGTCCAGATCGGCACGGGACCGCAAGCGGTCCGCCTCGAGACCGAGGTACCCGGCGTGCCCACGCTGCTTGACGAGCTCACGGACGCGCAGGGCTGGACGGGCAGCCTGGACGCGCTCGCGCGCCGCTGCGGGATCTCCGGGCCCGCGCTGAGGAGCCTGCTCAGACGACTGACGCCCGTGCTCGACCCACACGCGTCCGGGGACGCCTCCGAGGCCCCCGGCTGCCCGCCGGACGGTGGACCCCGGATGCCGGAGCAGGCGCAGGTGCTGGGCCTGGGCCGCACCGGCGCGGCGATCGTGCTCGCCCTGACCGAGGCCGGCGTGCAGCGGCTCGCGCTCGGCGACGACTCCCCCGTCGGACTCGAGGACCTCGGCACCGGATTCGCCGCACGCGACGTCGGACATCCGCGTGCCGCGGCCCTGGCCCGCCGGGTGGACGAGCTGCAGCAGCGCGCCCTGTGCCTGCCCTGCCCGATGCCGCGCGAGTCCGGGCACGGGCCCGGCAGCGCAGAGCGCGCGCTCGGTCCCTGGCTCGGCGAGGTGACAGTCGTGGTCACTCGCGGTGCCTGGGACCCCGGCCTGCTGGCCCGCGCGGGCGCCGCCGGTCAGCCGACGCTGCCGGTCGTGCTCGACTCGACCGGGGCCGATGTGGGCCCGTGGTGTGCCCCCGGCGCGCCGGGGTGCCCGCTGTGCCTGGAGAGCGAACAGGAGCGCGATGACCCGCTGCGTGCTCGCCGTCTGCGGGCCCTGCGTCACGCCGGCGCGGGGCGGGAACCGATCGCGACGGCGCAGTCAGTCGCGGGCCTCGTGACCCAGCTGCTGCACCGGGGTCCGTCCGCGACCGGCGGTCTCCGGTGGCGTCTGGACGACACGACGGACGGGCCCGCGCTGAGGCGCGCTCCGGTCTCCGCGCGCCCGGGGTGCGTGTGTGCCGTCCCCACGGACGTGTGGCTGGACGATGCGCAGGCCGCGGCGCTGCTGGGGGCGGTGTGA
- a CDS encoding UvrD-helicase domain-containing protein yields the protein MSSPDEILRGLDAEQRQAATALHGPVCILAGAGTGKTRAITHRIAYGVASGVYDPHRTLALTFTARAAAEMRTRLRDLGVHGVQARTFHSAAMRQLQYFWPFTIGGSMPGLVEHKVRLLTQVAQRMRMSVDRAAVRDLAGEIEWAKVSLHTPESYPQAAVGRDLPAGWTPVTIARLYAGYEELKGAQNLLDYEDVLLVLVGLLQDEPRVAAMVREQYRVFVVDEYQDVSPLQHMLLDLWLGGREDLCVVGDSSQTIYSFTGATSRYLTDFRERFPEARQIKLIRDYRSTPQIVQAANRLLADRTAAGRRDRTLPHWPEPLELVAQRENGPDVEFAECADDEAEAGWVAERIRGLLDQGVPASQIAVLFRTNGQSEAFETALTAAGIGYLLRGGERFFSRREVREGILQLRAAARSAQDLTGTDVIDRVRDVLASLGYEAEPPAGSGAHRERWESLNALVQLAEQLAQARGDEFTLPVLVAELEDRAENQHAPAVEGVTLASLHSAKGLEWDAVFLVGLTEGLMPISFADTAEDVDEERRLLYVGITRARRHLCLTWPLARAGGRSKRRPSRFLRAIDPTLGGTRTLDPTAPGRGGAADRSRPGRSRRAASAETCRTCGQPLDSGAERKLGRCLDCPATYDENVLDALRDWRSVQAKAARQPAFVIFTDATLVAIAETMPRTAAELLRISGVGQKKLERYGPELLELLHGPQPA from the coding sequence GTGAGTTCGCCCGACGAGATCCTCCGCGGCCTCGACGCCGAGCAGCGCCAGGCCGCGACCGCCCTGCACGGGCCTGTCTGCATCCTTGCGGGCGCCGGCACCGGCAAGACCCGGGCAATCACCCACCGCATCGCCTACGGCGTGGCCTCGGGCGTGTATGACCCCCACCGCACTCTTGCCCTGACGTTCACGGCGCGCGCGGCGGCCGAGATGCGCACCCGGCTGCGGGACCTGGGTGTGCACGGCGTGCAGGCCCGGACGTTCCACTCAGCGGCCATGCGTCAGCTGCAGTACTTCTGGCCGTTCACCATCGGCGGATCGATGCCCGGTCTCGTCGAACACAAGGTGCGCCTGCTGACGCAGGTCGCCCAGCGCATGCGCATGAGCGTGGACCGGGCGGCGGTGCGCGATCTGGCCGGGGAAATCGAGTGGGCAAAGGTCTCGCTGCACACACCCGAGTCGTACCCGCAGGCCGCCGTCGGACGGGATCTTCCGGCGGGATGGACGCCCGTGACCATTGCCCGCCTCTACGCCGGGTACGAGGAGCTCAAGGGGGCGCAGAACCTGCTCGACTACGAGGACGTGCTGCTGGTGCTCGTCGGGCTGCTGCAGGACGAGCCGCGCGTGGCGGCCATGGTCCGCGAGCAGTACCGGGTGTTCGTCGTCGACGAGTACCAGGACGTCTCCCCGCTGCAGCACATGCTGCTGGACCTGTGGCTCGGCGGCCGCGAGGACCTGTGCGTCGTGGGCGACTCCTCGCAGACCATCTATTCGTTCACGGGCGCGACCTCGCGGTATCTGACGGACTTCCGCGAGCGATTCCCGGAGGCCAGACAGATCAAACTGATCCGCGACTACCGCTCGACCCCGCAGATCGTGCAGGCGGCCAACCGGCTGCTGGCCGACCGCACCGCGGCGGGACGTCGAGACCGGACGCTGCCGCACTGGCCCGAGCCGCTCGAACTCGTCGCCCAGCGAGAGAACGGTCCCGACGTCGAGTTCGCCGAATGCGCCGACGACGAGGCGGAGGCCGGGTGGGTGGCCGAGCGGATCCGCGGGCTGCTCGACCAGGGCGTGCCGGCCTCGCAGATCGCGGTGCTCTTTCGCACCAACGGTCAGTCCGAAGCGTTCGAGACGGCTCTGACCGCTGCGGGAATCGGCTACCTGCTGCGTGGCGGCGAACGGTTCTTCTCCCGGCGTGAGGTGCGCGAGGGCATCCTGCAGCTGCGCGCGGCCGCCCGTTCGGCCCAGGACCTGACGGGCACGGACGTGATCGACCGGGTCCGGGACGTGCTGGCCAGCCTCGGATACGAGGCCGAGCCGCCGGCCGGTTCGGGGGCCCACCGTGAGCGCTGGGAGTCCCTGAACGCCCTCGTGCAGCTGGCCGAGCAGCTGGCTCAAGCACGCGGAGACGAGTTCACGCTGCCGGTGTTGGTAGCCGAGCTCGAGGACCGCGCCGAGAACCAGCATGCGCCCGCCGTCGAGGGCGTCACACTGGCCTCCCTGCACTCGGCCAAGGGCCTGGAGTGGGACGCCGTGTTCCTGGTCGGGCTCACCGAGGGGCTCATGCCGATCTCCTTCGCGGACACCGCCGAGGACGTCGATGAGGAGCGGCGCCTGCTCTACGTCGGAATCACCCGCGCCCGACGGCACCTGTGCCTGACGTGGCCGCTTGCCCGCGCCGGCGGCCGCTCGAAGCGGCGGCCCAGCCGATTCCTGCGCGCGATCGACCCAACCCTGGGTGGAACGAGGACTCTCGACCCCACCGCCCCCGGGCGGGGCGGGGCCGCGGACCGGTCCAGGCCAGGCCGATCGCGGCGCGCCGCCTCCGCCGAGACCTGCCGCACGTGCGGGCAGCCGCTGGACTCGGGCGCCGAACGGAAGCTGGGCCGCTGCCTGGACTGCCCGGCCACCTATGACGAGAACGTGCTCGACGCGCTGCGGGACTGGCGCTCCGTCCAGGCGAAGGCGGCCCGGCAGCCGGCGTTCGTGATCTTCACGGACGCGACGCTGGTGGCGATCGCCGAGACGATGCCCCGCACCGCGGCCGAGCTGCTGCGCATCTCCGGGGTGGGGCAGAAGAAGCTCGAACGCTACGGGCCCGAGCTGCTGGAACTGCTCCACGGCCCGCAGCCGGCCTGA
- a CDS encoding phosphotransferase: MTSPHFTLAALAAAAVPGLAPTGVAESPDDPHEFESVVVFDDKRQRWRVRRPLTEQAAMRLETELQVLAGFTPSVKAGLPFRTPSVAGAVRQDQLRTFVYQDMPGAVLGLEELVAADARTAQDIARAMAAIHGLDEQVVREADLPAYTAEDVRTRRLNELDQAATTGRIPPVLLRRWEAALEEETLWRFEPVPVHGDLHEDNLLFERGRLVGVIGWTDLHIGDPAEDLAWLASADDPEFAASLLQAYRERRDEGADASAPDPHLMRRATLAAEFALAQWLVRGVDRRDATMIAEAEQMLAELTAAVEAAEAPRAGHETGPAPTAQDAGAGQPGPRPA; the protein is encoded by the coding sequence GTGACTTCCCCTCATTTCACTCTCGCCGCGCTCGCCGCGGCCGCCGTCCCGGGCCTGGCCCCGACCGGCGTTGCCGAGAGCCCGGACGATCCCCATGAGTTCGAGTCCGTCGTCGTCTTCGACGACAAGCGCCAGCGGTGGCGCGTGCGGCGGCCGCTGACGGAGCAGGCCGCGATGCGGCTCGAGACGGAACTGCAGGTGCTGGCCGGATTCACGCCGTCGGTGAAGGCGGGCCTGCCCTTCCGCACGCCGTCGGTCGCCGGTGCGGTGAGGCAGGACCAGCTGCGCACGTTCGTCTATCAGGACATGCCAGGCGCGGTGCTCGGGCTCGAGGAGCTCGTCGCGGCCGACGCGAGGACGGCACAGGACATCGCCCGGGCGATGGCCGCGATCCACGGCCTCGACGAGCAGGTGGTGCGTGAGGCGGATCTGCCCGCGTACACCGCCGAGGACGTGCGCACGCGGCGGCTGAACGAGCTCGACCAGGCCGCGACGACCGGGCGCATCCCGCCGGTGCTGCTGCGCCGCTGGGAGGCCGCGCTCGAGGAGGAGACGCTGTGGCGCTTCGAGCCGGTGCCGGTGCACGGTGACCTGCACGAGGACAACCTGCTGTTCGAGCGCGGACGGCTGGTCGGAGTCATCGGCTGGACGGACCTGCACATCGGCGATCCGGCCGAGGACCTGGCCTGGCTCGCCTCGGCGGACGACCCCGAGTTCGCCGCGTCCCTGTTGCAGGCATACCGCGAGCGTCGGGACGAGGGGGCCGACGCGTCGGCGCCGGATCCGCACCTGATGCGGCGGGCGACGCTCGCCGCCGAGTTCGCCCTCGCCCAGTGGCTCGTGCGCGGCGTGGACCGTCGGGACGCGACCATGATCGCTGAGGCCGAGCAGATGCTCGCCGAGCTGACCGCCGCCGTCGAGGCCGCCGAAGCCCCGCGTGCCGGGCACGAGACCGGGCCCGCCCCGACGGCACAGGACGCCGGAGCGGGGCAGCCGGGCCCGCGGCCCGCCTGA
- a CDS encoding ATP-dependent DNA helicase, which produces MSTPQRSPAVMSAAAQARYSPAEIAERLGSFPPTQEQAEVIAADLSPRLVIAGAGSGKTATMADRVVWLVANGLVLPDQVLGVTFTRKAAGELGHRINARLRALLDSGLEIPGLAVDPEQLGHAEVSTYHSYAGGLVRDHGLRIGVEPGATLIGDADAYRFMHQIASELPIDRLQATGGLPSLSTLVSGALSLSSDMAEHLRTAEEVVAYLDGVIAHGQSLPPAGRRTEPTKDVHELLVSLRTRRVMAELVEQYAAAKAEAEVMDFGDLLRHAATIAAEVPLVGRLERDRWRVVLLDEFQDTSHAQMQIFSGLFGAAGEGAGHSVTAVGDPHQSIYGFRGASAGQLFTFPHAFPVVDRSEDTAAQRSPASVSHLTVAWRNDRAILDLANAVVAPLAQPDDAPVRVRPLRPRPEAGTGHVRLDEHLTDHEEAADVVARLAALADDAREAGAEPPTRAVLCRTRSQFDPILAALDEAGVPYEVLGLTGLLTLPEVAEVLGVLHLLADPTRSDRLLTLLAGPRWRIGTADLALLAERARFLARLRARAAGEPAEEPVSDEEEADAAVLLEAVDDLPGERSTWRGQHGAQFSEEGLARLRRLRELLRRLARRADDDLPDLIAEIERSLGLDVELAIRPGTSAVSARRHLNAFVDVARDFAARGPAGPGRLRAFLDWVESAEEHEKGLPIEGAEPDPHAITVLTAHAAKGLEWDVVAVPGLLQATFPSTSRITSWMDKGSGALPWPLRGDARALPQWDPSWAEDQRDWFGSSKRLMAASRAKVGEVPDHRDLLFEHVLADERRLAYVAYTRARRELWLSTTRWKGTVTRPAPASDFFTDAAQLVGRVPGIEWGRRLDESEQTETNPALGRVRAALWPFDPLDGPEVYEVDPDDPDATDAWRPLPRRSRPRRAAVEAAARAVRAAEPDALDPDSTLGRQLDWVVRREKSLQGASDHVALPSHVSVSLYGELASDPQKVADQLRRPMPRQPAHAARRGTAFHAWLEDRFDASGMLDIDDPQDAADAWMDDALDLESMKQWFLASRWADRTPAFVEAAVETTVAGLTLRGRVDAIYRDGARPGHPYDPQARWELVDWKTGAVPTGAELELKGLQLAVYRLAWSRLHAIPIENIDASFVYVAHGVERRMTDLADEETLERILADALGRTGD; this is translated from the coding sequence ATGAGCACCCCGCAGAGGAGCCCTGCCGTGATGTCCGCCGCCGCGCAGGCCCGGTACAGCCCCGCCGAGATCGCCGAACGACTCGGCTCGTTCCCGCCCACCCAGGAGCAGGCCGAGGTCATCGCCGCCGACCTCTCGCCCCGGCTCGTGATCGCGGGCGCCGGCTCGGGCAAGACCGCGACCATGGCCGACCGCGTCGTCTGGCTCGTCGCCAACGGCCTGGTCCTGCCCGACCAGGTGCTCGGCGTGACGTTCACCCGCAAGGCCGCCGGCGAGCTGGGCCACCGGATCAACGCGCGGCTGCGGGCGCTGCTCGATTCCGGGCTCGAGATCCCCGGACTCGCGGTCGACCCCGAGCAGCTCGGGCACGCCGAGGTGTCGACCTACCACTCGTACGCCGGGGGCCTCGTCCGCGACCACGGGTTGCGGATCGGCGTCGAGCCCGGGGCGACTCTGATCGGCGACGCCGACGCCTACCGGTTCATGCATCAGATCGCCTCCGAGCTGCCCATCGACCGGCTGCAGGCCACCGGAGGGCTGCCGTCCTTGTCCACGCTGGTCTCCGGCGCCCTCAGTCTCTCCTCGGACATGGCCGAGCACCTGCGCACCGCCGAGGAGGTCGTCGCGTATCTCGACGGGGTGATCGCTCACGGCCAGTCCCTGCCGCCGGCGGGCCGTCGGACCGAGCCGACGAAGGACGTGCACGAGCTGCTGGTGTCCCTGCGCACGCGGCGCGTCATGGCCGAGCTGGTCGAGCAGTACGCCGCGGCCAAGGCCGAGGCGGAGGTCATGGACTTCGGGGACCTGCTGCGCCACGCCGCGACCATCGCGGCCGAGGTGCCGCTGGTGGGCCGGCTCGAACGCGACCGGTGGCGCGTCGTGCTCCTCGACGAGTTCCAGGACACCTCACACGCGCAGATGCAGATCTTCAGCGGCCTCTTCGGCGCAGCGGGGGAGGGGGCCGGGCACAGCGTGACCGCCGTCGGTGACCCCCACCAGTCGATCTACGGCTTCCGTGGGGCCTCGGCCGGTCAGCTGTTCACGTTCCCCCACGCCTTCCCGGTCGTCGACCGTTCCGAGGACACGGCCGCTCAGCGCTCGCCGGCGTCCGTCTCCCACCTCACCGTGGCCTGGCGCAACGATCGCGCGATCCTCGACCTGGCCAACGCCGTCGTCGCCCCGCTGGCCCAGCCCGACGACGCCCCCGTGCGGGTGCGTCCACTGCGTCCGCGGCCCGAGGCGGGGACCGGCCACGTCCGCCTCGACGAGCACCTGACCGACCATGAGGAGGCCGCCGACGTCGTCGCACGGCTGGCCGCCCTCGCGGACGACGCCCGCGAGGCCGGCGCAGAGCCGCCCACCCGAGCCGTGCTGTGCCGCACCAGGAGCCAGTTCGACCCGATCCTCGCGGCCCTCGACGAGGCGGGCGTGCCCTACGAGGTGCTCGGACTCACCGGGCTGCTCACCCTGCCCGAGGTGGCCGAGGTGCTCGGTGTGCTGCACCTGCTTGCCGACCCGACCCGGTCCGACCGGCTGCTCACCCTGCTCGCCGGCCCCCGCTGGCGCATCGGCACCGCCGACCTCGCCCTGCTCGCCGAGCGGGCCCGGTTCCTGGCGCGACTGCGTGCCCGCGCGGCGGGGGAGCCGGCCGAGGAACCGGTCAGCGACGAGGAAGAGGCCGACGCCGCGGTCCTGCTCGAAGCGGTCGACGACCTGCCCGGAGAACGCAGCACATGGCGTGGCCAGCACGGCGCCCAGTTCTCCGAGGAGGGGCTGGCCCGACTGCGGAGACTGCGCGAGCTGCTGCGTCGTCTCGCTCGCCGCGCGGACGACGACCTGCCCGATCTGATCGCCGAGATCGAACGCAGCCTGGGCCTGGACGTCGAGCTGGCGATCCGTCCCGGCACGTCGGCGGTCTCGGCGCGACGGCACCTGAACGCCTTCGTGGACGTCGCGAGGGACTTCGCCGCCCGTGGCCCGGCCGGGCCGGGCCGGCTGCGCGCCTTCCTGGACTGGGTGGAGTCGGCCGAGGAACATGAGAAGGGCCTGCCCATCGAGGGTGCGGAGCCGGACCCGCACGCGATCACCGTGCTCACCGCGCACGCCGCGAAGGGCCTTGAATGGGACGTCGTGGCGGTGCCCGGACTTCTGCAGGCCACGTTCCCCTCCACATCGCGCATCACGTCGTGGATGGACAAGGGCTCGGGCGCCCTGCCGTGGCCGCTGCGCGGGGACGCGCGCGCCCTGCCGCAGTGGGATCCCTCCTGGGCGGAGGACCAGCGCGACTGGTTCGGCAGTTCGAAGCGGCTCATGGCGGCCTCGCGCGCGAAGGTCGGCGAGGTGCCAGACCATCGTGACCTGCTGTTCGAGCACGTCCTGGCCGATGAACGACGTCTGGCCTACGTCGCGTACACCCGCGCCCGCCGTGAGCTGTGGCTGAGCACCACCCGCTGGAAGGGCACGGTCACCCGGCCCGCGCCGGCCTCGGACTTCTTCACCGACGCCGCGCAGCTGGTCGGTCGGGTCCCCGGCATCGAGTGGGGACGACGTCTCGACGAGTCCGAGCAGACGGAGACCAACCCGGCGCTGGGCCGCGTGCGCGCGGCCCTGTGGCCCTTCGACCCGCTCGACGGGCCCGAGGTCTACGAGGTCGACCCCGACGACCCCGACGCCACGGACGCGTGGCGGCCCCTGCCGCGACGCTCGCGTCCGCGCAGAGCGGCGGTCGAGGCCGCGGCCCGGGCCGTCCGCGCGGCTGAGCCCGACGCGCTCGATCCGGACTCGACGCTGGGCCGTCAGCTGGACTGGGTCGTGCGCCGCGAGAAGAGCCTGCAGGGGGCCAGCGACCATGTCGCCCTGCCCAGTCACGTCTCGGTGTCTCTGTACGGCGAGCTGGCCTCGGACCCGCAGAAGGTGGCCGACCAGCTGCGCCGCCCCATGCCCAGGCAGCCAGCCCACGCCGCACGACGGGGCACCGCCTTCCACGCCTGGCTCGAGGACCGTTTCGACGCCTCCGGCATGCTCGACATCGACGACCCCCAGGATGCGGCCGACGCGTGGATGGACGACGCCTTGGACCTGGAGTCGATGAAGCAGTGGTTCTTGGCCTCCCGGTGGGCCGACCGCACCCCGGCGTTCGTCGAGGCCGCCGTCGAGACCACCGTGGCGGGGCTGACCCTGCGCGGACGCGTCGACGCGATCTACCGTGACGGCGCCCGGCCCGGCCACCCGTACGACCCGCAGGCCCGGTGGGAGCTGGTCGACTGGAAGACCGGAGCGGTCCCCACCGGAGCTGAACTCGAACTCAAGGGGTTGCAGCTGGCCGTCTACCGGCTCGCGTGGTCGCGGCTGCACGCGATTCCGATCGAGAACATCGACGCCTCGTTCGTCTACGTGGCCCACGGCGTCGAACGGCGGATGACAGACCTGGCGGACGAGGAGACGCTCGAGCGGATCCTCGCCGACGCGCTCGGTCGCACCGGTGACTGA